The Candidatus Manganitrophus noduliformans genome segment AGATGAAGATCAAGACAAAGATTCTGTTTCTGATCGTCCTGTTCTGGATCGTGCTCCAGAGCAGACCTGCCCATGCTGATCTCCAGCGGCAGTTGAACGAACTGGCCGATTCCCTCGGCGCGATGAGCGCCACCACAGTACCGGGGGTCTACGAGGGTCAGACCCGGGGGTATCTCTCCGGCGGGGGGCTCTCCATGCGCTTTCCGCAGCGGAGTCTGAACCTCGCCTCCCTCAGCCTTCCCAAACTCAGGGCGGGTTGCGAGGGGATCGATATCTACCTGGGGGCGTTCAGCTACATCAACGCCCAGCAGTTGATCGACAAGCTTCAGGCGATCGGAAGCGCCTCGCTGGGGTATGCCTTCGGGATCGCCCTGCAGTCGATCTCTCCTCAGATCTACGGGGTGATGCAGGACCTGGAGAAATACAGCCAGGCGATCAACAGCACGAACTTTTCATCCTGTCAGGCGGCCAGAGCCCTGGTCGACGGCACCCTCGGGCTGGTCGAGAAGATCGGCTCTTCCCAGGTGAGCCGCTGCACCGGGGCACGTACCGCCTCCGGGGCGAGCGCCGATTTTAATGCCGCCCGGCAGGAGTGTGTCGCCGATCCCGCCGCGGGGGCGTCGGTGGGGGACGCCGAGGATCAGGCTGTGGGAAGGATCGAGCGCAACTATCTCTGGGACGCCCTCTTCAACCTCGTCGGACTCGACTGGACATCGCAGGAGTTGATTTTGTCTGCCGTCGGGACGATCGTGGTGACGCAGAGCAGCGGGGTGACGACCTGGCCGCCGCTGATCAGCGTCGACATGCTGTTGGACGGCGGGGCCGTCAGCCGGTACAGCTGCGACGCCGCCTGCCTGAACATGAATGTGGTGAGCGAAGGAAATGTAACAGGCCTGATCGTCCTGGTCCGGGACCGGCTGACGGCGATCCTTTCTAGTGTTCAGGCCAGGGGGGATTTGAGCCCGTCCGACATCGACTTCGTCACCACCGCCCCCTTCCCGCTCTACCGGATGGTCAACGCCCTCTCCACCCTGACGCCGGCCGTGGCGGAGGCATACCTTCACAAATGGGCCGAGCCGCTCGCCCTGCTGATGGTCCAGGAGTGGATCGACACCACCGCCCGGGAGGCCCGCCGGGCGCTCTCCAAGGCGAGGATCGATGAAGCG includes the following:
- a CDS encoding conjugal transfer protein TraH, giving the protein MKIKTKILFLIVLFWIVLQSRPAHADLQRQLNELADSLGAMSATTVPGVYEGQTRGYLSGGGLSMRFPQRSLNLASLSLPKLRAGCEGIDIYLGAFSYINAQQLIDKLQAIGSASLGYAFGIALQSISPQIYGVMQDLEKYSQAINSTNFSSCQAARALVDGTLGLVEKIGSSQVSRCTGARTASGASADFNAARQECVADPAAGASVGDAEDQAVGRIERNYLWDALFNLVGLDWTSQELILSAVGTIVVTQSSGVTTWPPLISVDMLLDGGAVSRYSCDAACLNMNVVSEGNVTGLIVLVRDRLTAILSSVQARGDLSPSDIDFVTTAPFPLYRMVNALSTLTPAVAEAYLHKWAEPLALLMVQEWIDTTAREARRALSKARIDEAVQKELFHMIEEAQREVRGRMARTRFVAESIVTEIETLERLERAITSSLKRHDLAKAYDFGKKGR